In Perca fluviatilis chromosome 11, GENO_Pfluv_1.0, whole genome shotgun sequence, the following proteins share a genomic window:
- the cbln12 gene encoding cerebellin 12, protein MHPRSVTFDIPILLGVLLLWGPMESRSQNDTEPIILEGKCLVVCDSTPSSEPAGNALGMSVRSGSGRVAFSASRQTNHEPTDMSNRTMIIYFDNILVNVGTHFDQESSVFLAPRRGVYSFNFHVVKAYNRQTIQVSLMLNGWAMISAFAGDQDVTREAATNAGLVIMEKGDKAYLRLERGNLMGGWKYSTFSGFLVFPL, encoded by the exons ATGCACCCCAGGTCAGTCACCTTCGACATCCCCATACTGTTGGGTGTGCTCCTGTTGTGGGGGCCTATGGAGTCTAGGAGCCAGAATGACACAGAGCCCATCATCCTCGAGGGGAAATGCTTGGTCGTGTGTGACTCCACTCCTTCATCCGAGCCCGCCGGTAACGCCCTGGGCATGTCGGTCCGCTCTGGCTCCGGACGGGTGGCCTTCTCCGCCAGCCGCCAGACCAACCACGAGCCCACGGACATGAGCAACCGCACCATGATCATCTACTTTGATAAT ATTTTGGTGAACGTGGGCACTCATTTTGACCAAGAGAGTAGTGTCTTCCTTGCACCGAGAAGAGGTGTGTACAGTTTCAACTTCCATGTTGTAAAGGCCTACAATAGACAAACTATTCAG GTCAGCTTGATGTTGAATGGCTGGGCAATGATTTCAGCTTTCGCCGGGGACCAGGATGTGACCAGAGAAGCTGCCACTAACGCCGGCCTGGTGATTATGGAGAAGGGGGACAAGGCCTACCTCAGACTGGAGAGAGGCAACCTGATGGGAGGCTGGAAGTACTCCACCTTCTCTGGGTTCCTGGTCTTCCCTCTGTAA
- the trim110 gene encoding E3 ubiquitin-protein ligase TRIM11 has protein sequence MSSLEEELTCSVCRDFFSQAHPLPCGHSFCSACIREAWSVQAEGKSRFTCPQCQEEHGEVLCDCCPPKAVEGQPLLAVKTCLKCEVSLCAEHLQPHLERPAFSTHLLVDPLGDLSQRRCPTHTEILRYYCADERVYVCSDCLLDGGHAQHKVKALRQVEEDLKVILQVLLSKAEEKLKDGVQILKEHEGIDSTMADSLKKDHTQVERLGLDLQVQVKRLVDALREITKKEKQQVIKRVHEDCSRVRSDMCQALSIQRYLASLLAETDPFLLIWAFQSDDTKLLADLNNPLFIPDAVSLDRKHILEDIESKYREFITGTLRCLSELKRELLSSPLTLDTNTAHPLLSISDDLRSVTRVKNRLPCAAHPERFDHWPQVLTTQAFTSGTHFWELEAEGFWDIGICYRSIGRKGKDGNAFGNNKVSWSLTQQHDRKLAAWHNRRKTRLTYQMTGNRVAVAVDYGAGTVTYSEVGPSNNLTHLYTFSTSFTQPVCLGFGLYKAELNSRISIVKL, from the exons ATGTCGTCCCTGGAGGAAGAGCTGACCTGCTCTGTGTGCCGAGACTTCTTCAGCCAGGCCCACCCCCTGCCCTGTGGTCACAGCTTCTGTTCCGCCTGCATCCGCGAGGCTTGGAGTGTCCAGGCTGAGGGCAAAAGTCGCTTCACCTGCCCCCAGTGTCAGGAGGAGCACGGTGAAGTGCTGTGTGACTGCTGCCCTCCCAAGGCAGTAGAGGGACAGCCACTGTTGGCTGTCAAGACCTGCCTGAAGTGTGAAGTGTCACTGTGTGCCGAACACCTCCAACCCCATTTGGAGAGACCGGCGTTTAGCACCCACCTGTTGGTGGATCCGCTGGGGGACCTTTCCCAGCGAAGGTGcccgacacacacagagatattgCGCTACTATTGTGCCGATGAgagggtgtatgtgtgtagtgaCTGTCTGCTGGACGGAGGCCATGCTCAGCACAAAGTGAAGGCACTGAGACAAGTGGAAGAGGATCTGAAG GTCATTCTCCAGGTCCTGCTCAGCAAAGCAGAGGAGAAGCTGAAAGATGGAGTGCAAATCCTCAAAGAGCATGAGGGCATTGATTCAACCATGGCT GACTCTCTGAAGAAGGATCACACCCAGGTGGAGCGGCTGGGTTTAGACCTGCAGGTCCAGGTGAAAAGGCTGGTAGACGCTCTGAGGGAGATCACCAAGAAGGAGAAACAGCAGGTCATAAAGCGTGTGCATGAAGACTGCTCCAGGGTGAGAAGCGACATGTGCCAGGCGCTGAGCATACAGCGCTACCTGGCCTCACTGCTGGCAGAGACGGACCCCTTCCTGCTCATCTGG GCCTTTCAATCAGATGACACAAA GTTACTAGCTGACCTGAACAACCCACTTTTTATCCCTGATGCCGTCAGTCTGGACAGGAAACACATCTTGGAGGACATCGAGAGCAAGTATCGAGAGTTTATCACCGGCACCCTCCGCTGCCTCAGTGAACTCAAGAGGGAGCTCT TATCCAGTCCTTTGACTCTGGACACTAACACAGCCCATCCTCTGTTGAGCATCTCTGATGATCTTCGCTCAGTGACACGGGTTAAAAACCGCCTGCCCTGCGCTGCTCACCCCGAACGTTTCGACCACTGGCCGCAGGTCCTCACCACCCAGGCCTTCACCTCTGGGACTCACTTCTGGGAGCTGGAGGCTGAGGGATTCTGGGATATTGGCATCTGCTATAGAAGTATTGGACGGAAGGGGAAAGATGGCAATGCCTTTGGGAACAACAAG GTATCATGGAGCTTGACACAACAGCATGACAGGAAGCTGGCTGCCTGGCACAACCGCAGGAAGACCCGCCTCACGTACCAAATGACCGGCAACCGAGTTGCCGTTGCCGTGGACTACGGCGCAGGCACCGTCACCTACTCCGAGGTGGGACCATCAAACAACCTGACCCACCTCTACACTTTCTCCACCTCGTTCACTCAGCCGGTGTGCTTGGGCTTTGGACTCTACAAAGCTGAGCTCAACAGCCGCATCTCTATCGTCAAACTCTGA